A part of Myxococcus landrumus genomic DNA contains:
- a CDS encoding AMP-binding protein, translated as MAERIALEQLLAKGRPPLFPVARRDGATLCFEDLEVRVAGWRAAFAAREGRRWALYFEDTFEFAAALLGAWHACKCVYLPSDIQPATLERLRGEVDGFAGDVPATLAPVAFREGPLGWAVLVSQVKNLVVYTSGSSGEPVAILKHLGQLTREVDTLANLFDTRLGDGAHVLATVSHQHIYGLLFRVLWPLTSGRPFLARALPYPEELLAVLETGPAALVASPAHLKRLPESLDWARGRPHLRAVFSSGGPLPTEALHACRTLLGQAPVEVYGSSETGGIAWRQRAQDDALGWRVMPGLEVQLNEEALAVRSPHLPDDGWFQTEDRARLLPQGFELLGRKDRLLKLEEKRVSLSAMERSLVECGLLREARVVPLREGLRTTLAVVAIPTGSGAKLHAEGGKRALNQALREQLAREFEPSVLPRRFRYLEAMPVNSQGKSTEAALTALFDSRRPPLRVLEHTAERAVLSVETPASLPQFKGHFPEKPILPGVAQIEWAIQWGQELFALPPQFLRMEVVKFQQLIVPETHLTVELTWTPAKGSLHFKFTSATGTHGSGRILFGEVQG; from the coding sequence ATGGCTGAGCGCATCGCCCTCGAGCAGCTCCTGGCGAAAGGCCGTCCCCCCCTCTTCCCGGTGGCGCGGCGGGACGGCGCCACGCTCTGCTTCGAGGACCTCGAGGTCCGGGTCGCGGGCTGGCGCGCGGCCTTCGCGGCGAGAGAGGGCCGCCGGTGGGCGCTCTACTTCGAGGACACCTTCGAGTTCGCCGCCGCGCTGCTGGGCGCCTGGCACGCGTGCAAGTGTGTCTACCTGCCGTCGGACATCCAGCCCGCGACGCTGGAGCGGCTGCGCGGCGAGGTGGATGGCTTCGCGGGGGATGTGCCCGCGACACTCGCGCCCGTCGCGTTTCGAGAGGGCCCTCTCGGCTGGGCCGTGCTGGTCTCCCAGGTGAAGAACCTGGTGGTCTACACGTCGGGCTCCAGCGGAGAGCCTGTCGCCATCCTCAAGCACCTGGGCCAGCTCACCCGCGAGGTCGACACGCTCGCGAACCTGTTCGACACCCGGCTCGGGGACGGGGCCCACGTCCTGGCCACCGTGTCGCACCAGCACATCTACGGGCTCCTGTTCCGGGTGCTCTGGCCGCTGACGTCCGGCCGCCCGTTCCTCGCACGCGCCCTGCCCTACCCGGAGGAGCTCCTCGCGGTGCTGGAGACAGGCCCGGCCGCGCTCGTCGCCAGCCCCGCGCACCTCAAGCGGCTGCCCGAGTCGCTGGACTGGGCCCGCGGCCGTCCACACCTGCGCGCGGTGTTCTCCTCGGGAGGCCCCTTGCCCACCGAGGCCCTGCACGCCTGCCGCACCTTGTTGGGACAGGCGCCCGTCGAGGTGTACGGGAGCTCCGAGACGGGTGGCATCGCGTGGCGCCAGCGCGCGCAAGACGATGCGCTGGGGTGGAGGGTCATGCCCGGCCTCGAGGTCCAGTTGAACGAGGAGGCGCTCGCGGTCCGCTCCCCGCACCTGCCCGATGACGGCTGGTTCCAGACGGAGGACCGGGCCCGGCTCCTTCCCCAGGGGTTCGAGCTCCTGGGACGCAAGGACCGGCTCCTCAAGCTGGAGGAGAAGCGCGTCTCCCTGAGCGCCATGGAGCGCTCGCTGGTGGAGTGCGGGCTCTTGCGCGAGGCGCGCGTGGTGCCGCTGCGCGAGGGCCTGAGGACGACGCTGGCGGTGGTGGCCATTCCCACCGGGTCCGGGGCGAAGCTCCACGCCGAGGGCGGGAAGCGAGCCCTGAACCAGGCCCTGCGGGAACAGCTCGCGCGGGAGTTCGAGCCCAGTGTCCTTCCGCGCCGATTCCGGTATCTGGAGGCAATGCCAGTCAACAGCCAGGGCAAATCCACCGAGGCGGCCCTCACCGCGCTCTTCGACTCCCGCCGGCCGCCCCTGCGCGTGCTGGAGCACACCGCGGAGCGGGCGGTGTTGAGCGTGGAGACGCCCGCGAGCCTGCCGCAGTTCAAGGGCCACTTCCCCGAGAAGCCCATCCTGCCCGGCGTGGCCCAAATCGAATGGGCCATCCAGTGGGGCCAGGAGCTCTTCGCGCTGCCGCCCCAGTTCCTCCGGATGGAGGTGGTGAAGTTCCAGCAGCTCATCGTCCCCGAGACGCACCTCACGGTGGAGCTCACCTGGACGCCCGCCAAGGGCAGCCTCCACTTCAAGTTCACCTCCGCGACCGGCACCCACGGCAGCGGCCGTATTCTGTTCGGTGAGGTCCAGGGATGA
- a CDS encoding glycosyltransferase family 2 protein → MKVCAVIPVYNHGEAVGAVVRAVRAHGLPCVLVDDGSEPGCAQVLDTLAQEDRSGIELVRLPQNEGKGGAMMAGLRAAHASGFSHALQIDADGQHDTGDIPRFVELASASPSTLICGTPVYDESVPKGRLYGRYATHIWVWINTLSLAIRDSMCGFRVYPLEPTLALINSVSIGKRMDFDVEVLVRLYWRGMRVRNQPTRVRYPTDGISHFDVLWDNVRISGMHARLFFGMLARLPVLLWRKVAA, encoded by the coding sequence ATGAAGGTCTGCGCGGTGATTCCCGTCTACAACCACGGCGAGGCCGTGGGCGCGGTGGTGCGTGCGGTGCGTGCGCACGGGCTGCCGTGCGTGCTCGTGGACGACGGCAGCGAGCCGGGCTGTGCCCAGGTGCTGGACACGCTGGCCCAGGAGGACCGCTCCGGCATCGAGCTGGTGCGCCTGCCCCAGAACGAGGGCAAGGGCGGCGCGATGATGGCGGGCCTTCGCGCGGCCCACGCGTCCGGCTTCAGCCACGCCTTGCAGATTGACGCCGACGGGCAGCACGACACCGGGGACATCCCCCGCTTCGTCGAGCTGGCCTCGGCGTCCCCCAGCACGCTCATCTGCGGCACGCCCGTCTACGACGAGTCCGTGCCCAAGGGCCGGCTGTATGGCCGCTACGCCACGCACATCTGGGTGTGGATCAACACGCTGTCGCTGGCCATCCGCGATTCCATGTGTGGCTTCCGCGTGTATCCGCTGGAGCCCACGCTCGCGCTCATCAACTCGGTGAGCATCGGCAAGCGGATGGACTTCGACGTGGAGGTCCTGGTGCGGCTGTACTGGCGGGGGATGCGCGTGCGGAACCAGCCCACGCGCGTGCGCTACCCCACCGACGGCATCTCCCACTTCGACGTGCTCTGGGACAACGTGCGCATCTCCGGCATGCATGCCCGGCTCTTCTTCGGGATGCTCGCGCGGCTGCCCGTGCTCCTGTGGCGGAAGGTCGCCGCATGA
- a CDS encoding LpxL/LpxP family acyltransferase has product MRSPHWAQMGESTFVLGIWLLYWVHRFLGRWPFRLCVYPVVLVHWLARPLVRQASLQYLSRVQEATGALGRTPRRSDSLRHMFTFAETMLDKLLAVSGKYRFEEVHTEGREQFYDVAKLGKGGVIVTAHLGCLELCRAMAEKRGEVKLHILVHTRHAEQFNRLLKRLNPHSEFQLVEVTDLGPGTAVALEKYVAAGEFVVIAGDRIPVSASQTVTTDFLGYPAAFPVGPYVLASLFKCPLYLLGCIHEGSGYTIHFECLSERVVLPRGQRVAALTGHVQHYAERVTALVKRSPFDWFNFFPFWDQANVSARNQE; this is encoded by the coding sequence ATGAGGTCACCGCACTGGGCACAGATGGGCGAGAGCACCTTCGTGCTCGGCATCTGGCTCTTGTACTGGGTCCACCGGTTCCTGGGGCGCTGGCCGTTCCGCCTCTGCGTCTACCCGGTGGTCCTGGTGCACTGGCTGGCCCGTCCGCTCGTGCGCCAGGCGTCGCTGCAATACCTCTCCCGGGTGCAGGAGGCCACCGGCGCGCTGGGACGCACGCCCAGGCGGAGCGACAGCCTGCGCCACATGTTCACCTTCGCGGAGACGATGCTCGACAAGCTGCTGGCCGTCAGCGGCAAGTACCGCTTCGAGGAGGTCCACACCGAGGGGCGCGAGCAGTTCTACGACGTGGCGAAGCTGGGCAAGGGTGGCGTCATCGTCACCGCGCACCTGGGCTGCCTGGAGCTGTGCCGCGCCATGGCCGAGAAGCGCGGCGAGGTGAAGCTCCACATCCTGGTGCACACCCGCCACGCGGAGCAGTTCAACCGCCTGCTCAAGCGGCTCAATCCCCACAGCGAGTTCCAGCTCGTGGAGGTCACCGACCTGGGGCCGGGGACGGCGGTGGCCTTGGAGAAGTACGTGGCCGCCGGTGAGTTCGTGGTGATTGCCGGCGACCGCATCCCGGTCAGTGCCAGCCAGACGGTGACGACGGACTTCCTGGGGTACCCCGCCGCGTTCCCCGTGGGCCCCTACGTGCTCGCGTCGTTGTTCAAGTGTCCACTGTATCTCCTGGGCTGCATCCACGAGGGCAGCGGCTACACCATCCACTTCGAGTGCCTGTCCGAGCGCGTCGTGCTGCCCCGAGGGCAGCGCGTGGCCGCGCTCACGGGCCATGTCCAACACTATGCCGAGCGGGTGACGGCGCTGGTGAAGCGCTCGCCGTTCGATTGGTTCAACTTCTTCCCCTTCTGGGATCAGGCGAATGTCTCCGCCAGGAATCAAGAGTGA
- a CDS encoding HAL/PAL/TAL family ammonia-lyase, with translation MSPPGIKSERAVRFDGSRLAIEDVSSLSRREREAELGTTPDFRQRITRGAEFLDRLLAEDGNIYGVTTGYGDSCTVSIPPELVAELPHHLYAYHGIGAGRFLTPEETRAVLATRLASLTQGVSGVGLGLLTQLEQLLRLDILPLIPAEGSVGASGDLTPLSYVAAVLCGEREVWHRGERRPAAEVLAQHGLKPLKLRPKEGLAIMNGTSVMTALACLAWERAEYVSRLAARLTAFNVVASAGNAHHFDEALFALKPHVGQQRVAARLRQDLATERPSRNEQRLQDRYSLRCAPHVVGVLEDALPFFRAQIENELNSANDNPLIDPDSERVLHGGHFYGGHIAFAMDGLKNAVANVADLLDRQLALLVDTRYNHGLPSNLSGSTGPRAAINHGLKAVQISVSAWTAEALKQTMPASVFSRSTECHNQDKVSMGTIAARDCLRVLELTEQVVAAMLIAARQGISLRRRVTQETGLSPSLASMQADLEQRIPLVVEDRALDKELQGLLGAIRAREWRLYEA, from the coding sequence ATGTCTCCGCCAGGAATCAAGAGTGAGCGTGCGGTCCGGTTCGATGGGAGCCGGCTCGCCATTGAAGATGTGTCCTCGCTGTCGCGCCGCGAGCGCGAAGCCGAGCTGGGCACCACCCCCGACTTCCGCCAGCGAATCACTCGCGGCGCGGAGTTCCTGGACCGGCTGCTCGCCGAGGACGGGAACATCTACGGCGTGACGACGGGGTATGGCGACTCCTGCACCGTCTCCATTCCGCCGGAGCTGGTGGCCGAGCTGCCGCACCACCTCTACGCGTACCACGGCATCGGCGCGGGCCGGTTCCTCACGCCCGAGGAGACGCGCGCGGTGCTGGCCACGCGACTGGCCTCGCTGACGCAGGGCGTGTCGGGCGTGGGGCTGGGATTGCTCACGCAGCTCGAGCAGCTCCTGCGCCTGGATATCCTCCCGCTCATCCCGGCCGAGGGCTCGGTGGGCGCCAGTGGTGACCTGACGCCCCTGTCCTATGTGGCGGCGGTGCTCTGCGGAGAGCGCGAGGTGTGGCACCGCGGCGAGCGTCGGCCCGCGGCGGAGGTGCTGGCGCAGCACGGCCTGAAGCCCCTGAAGCTGCGGCCGAAGGAAGGCCTGGCCATCATGAACGGCACGTCGGTGATGACGGCGCTGGCGTGCCTGGCCTGGGAGCGCGCGGAGTACGTGAGCCGGCTGGCCGCGCGCCTCACCGCCTTCAACGTCGTGGCGAGCGCCGGCAACGCGCACCACTTCGACGAGGCGCTGTTCGCCCTCAAGCCTCACGTGGGCCAGCAGAGGGTCGCCGCGCGCCTGCGCCAGGACCTGGCCACCGAGCGCCCCAGCCGCAACGAGCAGCGCCTCCAGGACCGCTACTCGCTGCGCTGCGCGCCGCACGTCGTGGGAGTGCTCGAGGACGCCCTGCCCTTCTTCCGCGCGCAAATCGAGAACGAGCTCAACAGCGCCAATGACAACCCGCTCATCGACCCGGACAGCGAGCGGGTGCTGCACGGGGGCCACTTCTACGGGGGCCACATCGCCTTCGCGATGGACGGCCTGAAGAACGCGGTGGCCAACGTGGCGGACCTGCTGGACCGGCAGTTGGCGCTGCTGGTGGACACCCGCTACAACCACGGCCTGCCCTCCAACCTCTCCGGGTCCACGGGCCCGCGCGCGGCCATCAACCACGGCCTCAAGGCGGTTCAAATCAGCGTCTCCGCGTGGACGGCGGAGGCCCTCAAGCAGACGATGCCCGCGTCCGTCTTCTCCCGCTCCACCGAGTGCCACAACCAGGACAAGGTGAGCATGGGCACCATCGCCGCGCGGGACTGCCTGCGCGTGCTGGAGCTCACCGAGCAGGTGGTGGCCGCGATGCTCATCGCCGCGCGGCAGGGAATCTCCCTGCGCCGCCGCGTCACTCAAGAAACGGGACTGTCGCCGTCTCTCGCATCGATGCAGGCCGACCTGGAACAGCGCATCCCGTTGGTGGTGGAGGACCGGGCGTTGGACAAGGAGCTGCAAGGGTTGCTGGGGGCCATCCGCGCCCGGGAATGGAGGCTCTATGAAGCCTGA
- a CDS encoding acyl-CoA thioesterase, with product MKPELHHEIELTPPFHDIDLMEVVWHGHYVKYLELARCALLAKFNYDYPQMLASGFAWPVVDMRLKYVQPALYGKTLKIRAEITEWENRLRIDYLIRDAATGRKVNQAHTIQVAVSLATKELQYVCPPVLWQRLGVKPE from the coding sequence ATGAAGCCTGAGCTCCACCACGAAATCGAGCTGACGCCGCCCTTCCATGACATCGACCTGATGGAGGTCGTCTGGCATGGGCACTACGTGAAGTACCTGGAGCTGGCGCGGTGCGCGCTGCTGGCGAAGTTCAACTACGACTACCCGCAGATGCTGGCGTCCGGCTTCGCGTGGCCCGTGGTGGACATGCGGCTGAAGTACGTGCAGCCCGCGCTCTACGGGAAGACGCTGAAGATTCGCGCCGAAATCACGGAATGGGAGAACCGGCTGCGAATCGACTACCTGATTCGAGACGCCGCCACGGGCCGCAAGGTGAACCAGGCCCACACCATCCAGGTCGCCGTGTCGTTGGCCACCAAGGAGTTGCAGTACGTCTGTCCGCCGGTGCTCTGGCAGCGGCTGGGGGTGAAGCCCGAATGA
- a CDS encoding LolA family protein, producing MRRVLLLVTMLVGMTASAQDVVTQVRARLADVPLLRGGFEQKKTVSGFKKPLVSRGVFLLAREQGVLWDTQTPFASTLTLTRKSLSAQQGSGAAAYHLDASKEPGLAAVNEVMFALLSGDVAALSKRFRVEGSLEGAEGWKLTLTPTDAGLVRVFRVIHLEGDKYVRQVRLEEARGDVSVIQFDKLAQTPSPTETEAQRLAK from the coding sequence ATGAGACGCGTGCTCTTGCTCGTGACGATGCTGGTGGGAATGACCGCCAGCGCCCAGGACGTGGTGACGCAGGTCCGCGCCCGGCTGGCGGACGTGCCCCTCTTGCGCGGCGGCTTCGAGCAGAAGAAGACGGTGTCGGGCTTCAAGAAGCCCCTCGTCTCTCGCGGCGTGTTCCTCCTCGCCCGCGAGCAGGGCGTCCTCTGGGACACGCAGACGCCCTTCGCCTCCACGCTCACCCTCACGCGCAAGTCGCTGAGCGCACAGCAGGGCTCGGGGGCCGCGGCCTACCATCTGGACGCGAGCAAGGAGCCGGGGCTCGCCGCGGTGAACGAGGTGATGTTCGCCCTGCTGTCGGGAGACGTCGCGGCGCTGTCCAAGCGCTTCCGCGTCGAGGGCTCGCTGGAGGGCGCGGAGGGATGGAAGCTGACCCTCACGCCGACGGACGCGGGCCTGGTGCGCGTGTTCCGCGTCATCCACCTGGAAGGCGACAAGTACGTGCGGCAGGTCCGGCTGGAGGAGGCGCGCGGCGACGTGAGCGTCATCCAGTTCGACAAGCTGGCCCAGACACCGTCCCCCACTGAAACGGAAGCCCAGCGCCTTGCGAAGTAA